A DNA window from Setaria viridis chromosome 2, Setaria_viridis_v4.0, whole genome shotgun sequence contains the following coding sequences:
- the LOC117843142 gene encoding auxin-induced protein 15A, which translates to MMGSLKLTEIVSKKLGGGKVTSPSAAPCPRGHFAAYTRDGRRFFIPIAYLGSETFRELLNMAEEEFGAPGGRPIVLPCSADRLEQILDAFRSGGGAKKKCAGGRISKIW; encoded by the coding sequence ATGATGGGCTCGCTCAAGCTGACGGAGATCGTCTCCAAgaagctcggcggcggcaaggtCACCTCGCCGAGCGCGGCGCCGTGCCCGCGGGGCCACTTCGCCGCCTACACCCGGGACGGGCGCCGCTTCTTCATCCCCATCGCCTACCTCGGCAGCGAaaccttccgggagctcctcaacatggccgaggaggagttcggcgcgcccggcggccgccccaTCGTGCTGCCCTGCTCCGCCGACCGCCTCGAGCAGATCCTCGACGCCttccgcagcggcggcggcgccaagaAGAAGTGCGCCGGCGGCAGGATCAGCAAGATCTGGTAG